A single genomic interval of Candidatus Bathyanammoxibius amoris harbors:
- a CDS encoding XRE family transcriptional regulator, whose protein sequence is MLYTFCMDIGDKIKKGRKELDLSQDQLAKKLSDIGLEMEQVTVSRIEGSARRVFAEEVEFFSMALQLTTEYLLNSKKGWPPSNGDRLPEAPPDIPGKIPLKQPETIGEGDTIPIISYVSAGDTEVAYGDAGYPAGEGIDRMVRPEGVTDQHAYGLIVKGDSMLPMMPDGTVVVAVTNKRAKEGNVVICRAKESGKVYIKLLKRLDHIVVLESTNMQAHDPLAFQREDIYFMHPVVCWNTTKIKE, encoded by the coding sequence ATGTTATACACTTTCTGCATGGATATAGGGGACAAGATTAAGAAGGGCAGGAAGGAACTCGACTTGAGTCAAGACCAATTGGCCAAAAAACTCAGTGATATAGGTCTTGAGATGGAGCAAGTTACTGTGTCCAGAATAGAGGGTAGTGCAAGGAGGGTCTTTGCGGAAGAGGTTGAATTTTTTAGTATGGCCCTACAGCTTACTACAGAATATCTATTGAATAGTAAAAAAGGCTGGCCCCCTTCCAACGGAGACCGCCTTCCAGAAGCACCACCAGACATCCCCGGCAAGATTCCGCTCAAGCAGCCGGAGACAATCGGCGAAGGGGATACCATACCCATCATTAGTTATGTAAGCGCTGGTGATACAGAGGTAGCCTACGGCGACGCCGGGTATCCTGCAGGAGAGGGTATAGACCGGATGGTGCGCCCTGAAGGTGTAACGGACCAGCACGCTTATGGATTGATCGTCAAGGGTGATTCCATGCTCCCGATGATGCCGGACGGTACAGTTGTTGTAGCGGTTACGAATAAGCGTGCAAAGGAAGGCAACGTTGTTATCTGTAGAGCAAAAGAATCGGGCAAGGTTTACATAAAGCTCCTAAAAAGGCTCGACCATATTGTAGTCCTAGAGTCAACGAACATGCAGGCACACGACCCGCTGGCATTCCAGAGAGAAGATATATATTTCATGCACCCGGTTGTGTGCTGGAATACCACAAAAATTAAGGAATAG
- a CDS encoding type I restriction enzyme HsdR N-terminal domain-containing protein: MATDINKGLKKYIPIFRTTHEQAINEAETSLRISKFFEDVLGYDVFTEISKEHMIKDRYVDYAITIKGKIEFLVEVKQAGIKLKEKHIEQASNYAANSGIPWVLLTNGKYWQLYHLTFDEGIQSDLVWSVDLLEDNPKAVASKIALLHKKSVQKGALENYLAKVKTLSPKSIVRAIFHEDTLRVMGKLLRKMSGVRVDEQDLADNIKKMLSKKAWEEIGDVKIKRKRKATRTKQTAKEATPIIQLPQEKEIQEGT; encoded by the coding sequence ATGGCAACTGATATTAACAAGGGATTAAAGAAGTACATCCCCATTTTCCGCACAACGCATGAGCAAGCCATTAACGAAGCAGAGACCTCGTTGAGAATAAGCAAGTTTTTCGAGGATGTGCTGGGTTACGATGTCTTCACGGAAATATCAAAAGAACACATGATTAAAGACCGCTACGTTGATTATGCTATAACAATAAAGGGCAAGATTGAGTTCCTCGTGGAAGTCAAGCAGGCGGGCATTAAATTGAAAGAGAAACACATTGAACAGGCGAGTAACTATGCCGCTAATTCTGGGATACCGTGGGTCCTATTAACAAATGGTAAATATTGGCAGTTGTATCACCTTACTTTTGACGAGGGAATCCAAAGCGACCTTGTCTGGTCTGTTGACCTTTTAGAAGACAACCCAAAGGCAGTGGCCTCCAAAATAGCCCTCCTTCACAAAAAGAGTGTACAAAAAGGGGCGTTAGAGAATTATCTTGCTAAGGTTAAAACCCTTTCACCCAAGAGCATTGTTCGGGCTATATTCCACGAGGATACCTTGAGGGTGATGGGTAAACTCTTAAGGAAAATGTCGGGTGTAAGAGTAGACGAACAGGACTTAGCGGACAACATAAAAAAGATGTTGTCTAAGAAAGCGTGGGAGGAAATCGGCGATGTAAAAATCAAGAGAAAGCGAAAGGCTACAAGAACAAAACAAACCGCTAAAGAGGCGACACCTATTATCCAACTTCCACAGGAGAAAGAAATACAGGAAGGGACATAG
- a CDS encoding tyrosine-type recombinase/integrase, with protein MPLKKRGRSYYMDDYIGGKRVVKSLSKDKALATKIRDDLLRNRDLSRFGIAPDNYPLPDIKDKFLRELKPRVSRTTYEGYITMLSRALEFIGVDTPLHQIRHRFNEYTDARKKEGISDHTMNVTLGLLKRMLAYGVQTNLIPFNPMADVPKLKERKRLRRALRPEEIKALLKHSGKWRQIWLTFILTGLRRSELVRLRVKHIDRKACTLIVAESKTDAGVRAVHLHRTLQKALWPLLKNKRPEDYVFTTPHGTPLKNNLLRAFRVCLKRAEIDQEGVDLHSLRKTFASLLASADAHQKKAAVLMGHRRTSTTTDIYTDTYPEDLREAVEKIQL; from the coding sequence ATGCCATTGAAAAAACGCGGCAGGTCATATTACATGGACGATTACATTGGCGGTAAGCGTGTAGTCAAAAGTTTGTCTAAAGACAAGGCCCTGGCTACAAAGATAAGAGACGACCTCCTGAGAAACCGGGACCTCTCAAGGTTCGGGATCGCCCCGGACAATTACCCGCTACCAGACATTAAGGATAAATTCCTGAGAGAGCTTAAGCCCCGCGTCTCCAGAACTACTTACGAAGGCTATATAACTATGCTATCCCGGGCATTAGAATTTATCGGCGTGGACACACCCTTGCACCAGATACGCCACCGGTTCAATGAGTATACAGACGCACGCAAGAAAGAGGGAATCTCAGACCACACCATGAACGTAACGCTAGGCCTCCTCAAACGGATGCTGGCCTATGGGGTACAAACTAACCTCATACCCTTTAACCCTATGGCCGATGTCCCAAAGCTTAAGGAACGGAAACGATTGCGGCGTGCTCTGAGGCCCGAGGAGATAAAGGCCCTGCTCAAACACTCCGGGAAATGGCGCCAGATATGGCTGACATTCATACTAACTGGCCTCCGTCGCTCAGAACTGGTCAGACTACGGGTCAAACATATAGATAGGAAAGCGTGCACGCTTATTGTAGCCGAGTCAAAGACTGACGCTGGTGTCAGGGCCGTTCACCTGCACCGGACGCTGCAGAAGGCCTTGTGGCCGCTCCTGAAGAATAAGCGGCCAGAGGACTATGTCTTTACCACTCCCCACGGCACACCCCTCAAGAATAATCTGCTGCGGGCCTTTCGGGTATGCCTCAAACGTGCGGAAATTGACCAGGAAGGCGTGGACCTGCACAGCCTGAGAAAGACCTTTGCCTCTTTACTGGCAAGCGCAGACGCTCATCAAAAGAAAGCCGCCGTGCTTATGGGGCATCGGCGCACAAGCACAACGACTGATATATACACTGACACTTATCCGGAGGATTTAAGAGAGGCGGTAGAGAAGATACAGCTTTAA